The Halopseudomonas sabulinigri genome window below encodes:
- the ureC gene encoding urease subunit alpha, with translation MEISRQAYAEMYGPTTGDRVRLGDTELWISVEKDLTRYGEEVKFGGGKVIRDGMGQSQRTRTETPDTVITNALILDWWGVIKADVALKDGNIQAIGKAGNPDIQPGIDIIIGPCTEVIAGEGMILTAGGIDAHIHFICPQQIDEALMSGVTTMIGGGTGPATGTNATTCTPGAWHLGKMLQSAECFPMNLGFLGKGNASLPDALEEQIEAGAMGLKLHEDWGTTPAAIDCCLSVADAYDVQVAIHTDTLNESGFVEDTLAAINGRVIHTYHTEGAGGGHAPDIIKACGEANVLPSSTNPTRPYTVNTVDEHLDMLMVCHHLDPAIAEDVAFADSRIRRETIAAEDILHDLGAFCMISSDSQAMGRVGEVVTRTWQTAHKMKVQRGPLEGDDEWSDNARAKRYIAKYTINPAITMGLADVVGSIEVGKLADLVLWKPAFFGTKPSLILKGGAIAAAPMGDPNASIPTPQPVHYRPMFGAFGKGMDSTCVTFVSKAALDAGIADKLGLNRRLEAVRNTRTIGKADMKLNDYMPDISVDPQTYVVKADGVELLCEPATELPLAQRYYLF, from the coding sequence ATGGAAATCAGCAGACAGGCCTACGCCGAAATGTATGGCCCAACCACCGGCGACCGCGTGCGTCTTGGCGACACCGAGCTGTGGATCAGCGTAGAGAAGGACCTGACCCGCTACGGCGAGGAAGTGAAATTTGGTGGCGGCAAGGTAATCCGCGACGGCATGGGGCAAAGCCAGCGCACCCGTACCGAAACCCCGGATACCGTGATCACCAATGCGCTGATCCTCGACTGGTGGGGCGTGATCAAGGCCGACGTGGCGCTCAAGGATGGCAACATCCAGGCGATCGGCAAGGCTGGCAACCCGGATATACAACCGGGTATCGATATCATCATCGGGCCCTGTACCGAGGTGATTGCCGGCGAAGGCATGATTCTGACTGCCGGCGGCATTGATGCGCACATTCATTTCATCTGCCCGCAGCAGATTGATGAGGCGCTGATGTCGGGCGTCACCACCATGATTGGTGGCGGCACCGGCCCGGCCACCGGCACCAATGCCACCACCTGCACACCGGGTGCCTGGCACCTGGGCAAGATGCTCCAATCCGCCGAGTGTTTTCCGATGAACCTCGGCTTTCTCGGCAAGGGTAACGCCAGCCTGCCGGACGCATTGGAAGAGCAGATCGAGGCTGGCGCGATGGGCCTCAAACTGCACGAAGACTGGGGCACTACGCCGGCGGCTATTGACTGCTGCCTGAGTGTGGCCGATGCCTACGATGTGCAGGTGGCGATCCACACCGATACCCTGAATGAATCCGGTTTTGTGGAAGACACCCTGGCCGCGATCAATGGCCGGGTGATTCACACCTATCACACCGAGGGCGCTGGTGGTGGCCACGCGCCGGATATCATCAAGGCCTGCGGTGAAGCCAACGTGCTGCCGTCCTCGACCAACCCGACGCGGCCTTACACGGTCAACACTGTGGATGAGCACCTGGACATGCTGATGGTTTGCCATCACCTGGATCCGGCCATCGCCGAAGACGTAGCCTTTGCTGACTCGCGCATCCGCCGCGAGACCATCGCCGCCGAAGACATCCTGCACGACCTGGGCGCCTTCTGCATGATCTCGTCAGACTCCCAGGCCATGGGCCGCGTGGGTGAAGTGGTCACTCGCACTTGGCAAACCGCGCACAAGATGAAAGTGCAGCGCGGCCCGCTGGAGGGCGACGATGAGTGGTCCGACAACGCACGCGCCAAACGCTACATCGCCAAGTACACCATCAACCCGGCCATCACCATGGGCCTGGCCGATGTGGTCGGCTCGATCGAGGTCGGCAAACTGGCAGATCTGGTGCTGTGGAAGCCGGCGTTCTTTGGCACCAAGCCCAGCCTGATTCTCAAGGGCGGTGCCATCGCTGCGGCGCCGATGGGCGATCCGAACGCCTCGATTCCGACGCCGCAGCCAGTGCACTACCGGCCGATGTTCGGCGCCTTTGGCAAGGGTATGGATAGCACCTGTGTGACCTTTGTCTCCAAGGCAGCGCTGGACGCCGGTATTGCCGACAAGCTTGGCCTGAATCGCCGGCTGGAAGCGGTACGCAATACCCGCACCATCGGCAAGGCGGACATGAAGCTGAACGATTACATGCCCGACATCAGCGTTGATCCGCAGACCTATGTGGTCAAGGCCGACGGTGTTGAGCTGCTCTGCGAGCCGGCCACCGAATTGCCGCTGGCCCAGCGTTACTACCTGTTCTAA
- a CDS encoding urease subunit beta, with the protein MIPGEIQTREGSLQLNEGRETLMISVANSGDRPVQVGSHYHFAETNPALQFDRAAARGFRLNIAAGTAVRFEPGQSREVELVALAGERKVYGFRGDVMGSL; encoded by the coding sequence ATGATTCCAGGAGAAATACAGACCCGCGAGGGCTCGCTGCAACTCAACGAGGGGCGCGAGACGCTGATGATCAGCGTGGCCAACAGTGGCGACCGCCCGGTGCAGGTGGGCTCTCATTACCACTTTGCTGAAACCAACCCGGCGCTGCAGTTCGACCGTGCTGCGGCGCGTGGCTTTCGGCTGAACATTGCCGCTGGCACGGCAGTGCGTTTCGAGCCGGGGCAGAGCCGCGAGGTGGAACTGGTGGCCTTGGCCGGTGAGCGCAAGGTGTATGGCTTCCGTGGCGACGTCATGGGCAGTCTCTGA
- the ureA gene encoding urease subunit gamma, with product MELTPREKDKLLLFTAALLAERRLARGVKLNYPEAMAYISAAIMEGARDGRSVAEMMSYGRTLLSRDQVMDGIPELLAEVQVEATFPDGTKLVTVHNPIP from the coding sequence ATGGAGCTGACACCGCGCGAAAAAGACAAACTTCTGCTATTCACCGCAGCGCTGCTGGCCGAGCGCCGGTTGGCCCGCGGGGTAAAGCTGAATTATCCGGAAGCCATGGCCTACATCAGCGCTGCGATCATGGAAGGTGCGCGAGATGGGCGCAGCGTGGCCGAGATGATGAGCTACGGTCGCACCTTGCTAAGTCGCGATCAGGTGATGGATGGCATTCCCGAACTGCTGGCCGAGGTGCAGGTGGAAGCAACTTTCCCCGACGGCACCAAACTGGTCACCGTGCATAACCCGATTCCCTGA
- a CDS encoding urease accessory protein UreD, translated as MTLAWHLEQHDSALNWQAGLSLGFARSGERTQLAHTSHRGPLRIQRPFFPEGTDCPHLYILHPPGGLVSGDTLRLQADMQAGAQALLTTPSSGKCYRARDNGTFQVQHNRFTLAAGSSLEYLPQDTIAFEGCNAKFITRIDLNGDARCCAWDLLCLGRPAADEGFTHGAVEQRLDVWRDGRPIYIERNCFVGGEALLDARWGLAGAGVSGTWLATLQLDRQQLDDLRETFADYPQLALTQRNGLLIGRYLGHEAEHARNTFIRLWQHLRPLINGRAACSPRIWNT; from the coding sequence ATGACCCTCGCTTGGCACCTTGAACAGCATGATAGCGCGCTGAACTGGCAAGCCGGCTTAAGCCTGGGGTTCGCCCGCAGCGGAGAACGCACCCAGTTGGCGCACACCAGCCACCGCGGCCCCCTGCGCATTCAACGTCCCTTCTTTCCGGAAGGGACCGATTGCCCGCACCTCTACATTCTGCACCCGCCTGGTGGGCTGGTCAGTGGCGATACCCTTCGCCTGCAAGCCGACATGCAAGCGGGTGCCCAAGCGTTGCTGACCACGCCATCCTCGGGCAAATGCTATCGCGCGCGCGACAACGGCACCTTTCAGGTGCAACACAACCGCTTCACCCTGGCCGCTGGCAGCAGTCTGGAATATCTGCCGCAAGACACAATCGCCTTTGAAGGCTGCAACGCCAAATTCATTACCCGTATTGATTTGAACGGCGATGCTCGTTGCTGCGCCTGGGATCTGCTCTGCCTTGGCCGACCGGCGGCGGACGAAGGCTTTACCCACGGCGCGGTGGAGCAGCGCCTGGACGTGTGGCGCGATGGCCGGCCGATTTACATCGAGCGCAACTGCTTTGTGGGTGGTGAAGCGCTGCTGGATGCGCGCTGGGGGTTGGCCGGAGCCGGTGTCAGTGGCACCTGGTTGGCTACACTGCAACTGGATCGCCAACAGCTCGATGACCTGCGTGAGACCTTTGCAGACTACCCGCAGTTGGCGCTGACGCAGCGCAACGGCTTGCTGATTGGCCGTTATCTTGGTCATGAGGCCGAACATGCGCGCAATACCTTTATTCGTTTGTGGCAGCACCTGCGACCCCTGATCAACGGTCGCGCTGCCTGCTCACCCCGTATCTGGAATACCTGA
- the rnk gene encoding nucleoside diphosphate kinase regulator translates to MNKSPAIVMTRLDVQRLEKVLDNMQAPLDLLEALEDEVLRARVVSHKRIASDVVTMNSTVRFSDEASEREFVLTLVYPEQAGRPGTISILAPVGIALLGLKVGQSINWQGPQGRPLKLKIMDILYQPEASGDYHL, encoded by the coding sequence ATGAACAAATCCCCCGCCATCGTAATGACCCGTCTGGATGTGCAGCGCCTGGAGAAAGTGCTCGATAACATGCAGGCGCCACTGGATCTGCTGGAAGCGCTGGAAGACGAGGTGCTGCGCGCCCGCGTGGTCAGCCACAAGCGCATTGCCAGCGACGTGGTCACCATGAATTCGACAGTGCGGTTTAGTGATGAGGCGAGCGAACGCGAGTTCGTGCTGACACTGGTTTATCCAGAGCAGGCCGGACGACCCGGCACCATCTCGATTCTGGCGCCAGTGGGTATCGCCCTGCTCGGTTTGAAGGTCGGTCAGAGCATCAACTGGCAAGGCCCGCAGGGACGCCCGCTGAAGCTCAAAATCATGGATATTCTGTATCAGCCAGAAGCCAGCGGTGACTATCACCTCTGA
- the rmuC gene encoding DNA recombination protein RmuC, with protein MPLSDLTQLYPVICLALLAGWGLTATLLLRRQSALREELAQAQQQQAQLRDELQTAQLELHQQHAQHSGLQTRIEHLQETQQELRQQQLQQAERLSSAQAQGQEWQLQAERAQTLSREQGRQVEELRAERDQLRTRLDTLQHEHEQLKVEHSTLQSSLEQRQQHFSEQQQLLKDSRDQLKMEFEQLAGKIFEAKGQAFSQQNQQSLDALLKPFREQIDQFRSKVEDIHHKDTQQQATLAAELKHLKDLNLQITQEAHDLSTALRGQKKTQGNWGELILENVLERSGLRAGTDFKREVSMTNSEGQRQRPDVLVYLPQDKHLIIDAKVSLNAYTRYINSEDDTERRVALAEHVQAIGQRIRELSDRNYFDLPGLNAPEMVFMFIPIESAFVEALKADETLFQKAIEQNVLVATPTTLLTSLNIVRQLWRFEDQNRHTAELAERAAKIHDKLRTFLGSMDNIEKSLDKASDAYRKAKDQLLGGRANLVKQVNDFKELGVSVKAELGEEWTERAALELGHDSPDPAQ; from the coding sequence ATGCCCCTGTCTGATCTTACCCAACTCTATCCCGTTATCTGTCTTGCCCTGCTGGCCGGCTGGGGGCTGACTGCCACCTTGCTGCTGCGCCGTCAGAGCGCGCTGCGCGAGGAGTTGGCGCAAGCGCAGCAACAGCAGGCGCAATTGCGCGACGAGCTGCAAACAGCACAGCTGGAGCTGCATCAGCAACACGCGCAGCACAGCGGACTGCAAACGCGTATCGAGCACCTGCAAGAAACCCAGCAGGAGCTGCGCCAACAGCAGCTGCAGCAGGCTGAGCGCCTGAGCAGCGCGCAGGCACAGGGTCAGGAGTGGCAGCTGCAGGCCGAGCGTGCGCAAACGCTGAGCCGTGAGCAGGGCAGGCAGGTCGAGGAGCTGCGCGCTGAGCGTGACCAACTGCGTACGCGGCTGGATACGCTGCAGCACGAGCATGAGCAGCTCAAGGTGGAGCACTCCACGCTGCAAAGCAGTTTAGAGCAGCGTCAGCAGCATTTCAGTGAGCAGCAACAACTGCTGAAAGACAGCCGCGACCAGCTGAAAATGGAATTCGAACAACTGGCCGGCAAGATCTTCGAGGCCAAGGGCCAGGCCTTCTCGCAACAGAATCAGCAATCGCTGGATGCACTACTCAAGCCGTTCCGCGAGCAGATCGACCAGTTCCGCAGCAAGGTTGAAGACATCCATCACAAGGACACCCAGCAGCAGGCTACCCTGGCGGCTGAGCTCAAGCATCTGAAAGACCTGAACCTGCAGATTACCCAGGAAGCGCATGATCTGAGCACTGCCCTGCGCGGGCAGAAAAAGACACAGGGCAACTGGGGAGAGCTGATACTGGAAAACGTGCTGGAACGCTCCGGTCTGCGTGCGGGCACCGATTTCAAGCGCGAAGTCAGCATGACCAACAGCGAAGGGCAGCGTCAGCGGCCAGACGTCTTGGTCTATCTGCCGCAGGACAAGCACCTGATCATCGACGCCAAGGTGTCGCTCAACGCTTATACCCGCTACATCAACAGCGAGGATGACACCGAGCGGCGGGTGGCCCTGGCTGAGCACGTGCAGGCCATCGGACAGCGCATTCGCGAACTGTCGGACCGCAACTACTTTGATCTGCCGGGCCTTAACGCGCCCGAGATGGTGTTCATGTTCATCCCCATCGAGTCAGCCTTTGTTGAGGCGCTGAAGGCCGATGAAACCCTGTTTCAGAAGGCCATCGAACAGAATGTACTGGTGGCCACGCCCACCACCTTGTTGACCAGCCTGAACATAGTGCGGCAGCTGTGGCGCTTTGAAGACCAGAACCGCCACACTGCCGAGCTGGCCGAACGCGCGGCCAAGATTCACGACAAGCTGCGTACCTTCCTGGGTAGTATGGACAATATCGAGAAGAGCCTGGACAAGGCATCGGATGCCTACCGCAAAGCCAAGGATCAACTGCTTGGCGGGCGCGCCAACCTGGTTAAACAGGTTAACGATTTCAAAGAGTTGGGCGTATCTGTTAAAGCAGAATTGGGCGAGGAGTGGACCGAGCGCGCGGCTCTGGAGCTAGGCCATGACAGCCCCGATCCGGCGCAATAG
- the tusA gene encoding sulfurtransferase TusA, with the protein MSEPTSPSTLDTQGLMCPEPVMLLHNAVRDMAVGDLLQVLATDPSTQRDIPKFCAFLGHELVEQQERDGVFRYLIRKAD; encoded by the coding sequence ATGAGCGAACCCACCTCACCATCGACCCTGGATACCCAGGGACTGATGTGCCCGGAACCGGTTATGTTGCTGCATAACGCTGTGCGCGACATGGCAGTAGGCGACCTGTTGCAGGTGCTGGCAACTGACCCGTCCACCCAGCGCGATATTCCCAAGTTCTGTGCCTTTCTGGGGCATGAATTGGTCGAGCAGCAAGAGCGTGATGGCGTGTTCCGTTATCTGATCCGCAAGGCGGATTGA
- a CDS encoding antibiotic biosynthesis monooxygenase family protein has product MIKVLIERVIAEGLEQPYEEVARQVLSAAIQSPGFISGESFRNLEQPNHRIITVTWQNRHSWERWENSDARKDSIGAFAPILLEQERITLLEPL; this is encoded by the coding sequence ATGATCAAAGTGTTGATTGAACGTGTTATTGCAGAGGGGCTGGAACAGCCTTACGAAGAGGTTGCCCGGCAGGTGCTGTCAGCCGCCATTCAATCGCCCGGTTTCATTTCCGGGGAGTCCTTTCGCAATCTGGAGCAGCCGAACCACCGTATCATCACCGTGACCTGGCAGAACCGGCACTCCTGGGAGCGCTGGGAAAACTCCGATGCGCGCAAGGACAGCATTGGCGCCTTCGCGCCCATTTTGCTGGAACAGGAGCGGATCACCCTGCTTGAGCCGCTCTAG
- the rlmM gene encoding 23S rRNA (cytidine(2498)-2'-O)-methyltransferase RlmM: MQELLLHCRPGFEGEAAAEMQELAAEQGIAGYAVAQDGAALVRFVCPQAGDAEQLMQVIPFSHLIFARQWAVGSWLDVDPEDRITPIITACAQGPIASQLWLETADTNDGKSMAALTKKLRAPLERSLTKTRFVRPNKPELPRLHLCFESGQRVFVGWSWADNAAPWPMGIPRLRVPKDAPSRSTLKLEEAWHHFIPRDDWDSRLKAGMTAVDLGAAPGGWTWQLVNRLMNVIAVDNGPMDRKLMDSGQVEHVQADGYLYKPKYTVDWMVCDIVDKPARSSALVSKWIGQRLCREVIINFKLPMKRRYQEVMQCLEHIQDALDEAGVKAEIACKQLYTDREEVTCHVRAISRGY; this comes from the coding sequence ATGCAGGAACTGTTGCTACATTGTCGTCCAGGTTTTGAAGGGGAAGCCGCTGCAGAAATGCAGGAGCTGGCAGCCGAGCAGGGCATCGCCGGTTATGCCGTAGCGCAGGACGGCGCAGCCTTGGTGCGCTTCGTCTGCCCGCAGGCAGGCGACGCTGAGCAACTGATGCAAGTCATTCCCTTCAGTCATCTGATCTTCGCTCGCCAATGGGCAGTAGGCAGCTGGTTGGACGTCGATCCGGAAGATCGCATTACCCCGATTATCACCGCCTGCGCACAGGGGCCCATCGCGTCGCAGCTGTGGCTGGAGACGGCCGATACTAACGACGGTAAATCAATGGCCGCGCTGACCAAGAAATTGCGCGCACCGCTCGAACGCTCGCTTACCAAGACCCGCTTCGTGCGCCCGAACAAACCCGAACTGCCGCGCCTGCATCTGTGCTTTGAGAGTGGTCAGCGGGTGTTCGTTGGCTGGTCCTGGGCAGATAACGCCGCGCCCTGGCCCATGGGTATTCCGCGCCTGCGCGTACCCAAGGATGCGCCCAGCCGCTCTACCTTGAAGCTGGAAGAAGCCTGGCACCACTTTATTCCGCGCGATGATTGGGATAGCCGCCTGAAAGCCGGCATGACGGCGGTCGACTTGGGCGCAGCCCCCGGCGGCTGGACCTGGCAACTGGTCAACCGGCTGATGAACGTCATCGCGGTGGATAACGGCCCAATGGACCGCAAGCTGATGGACAGCGGGCAAGTGGAGCACGTGCAGGCCGACGGCTACCTGTACAAGCCCAAGTACACGGTCGACTGGATGGTCTGCGATATTGTCGACAAGCCCGCGCGCAGCAGCGCGCTGGTGTCCAAGTGGATTGGTCAACGCCTGTGCCGCGAAGTCATCATCAACTTCAAGTTGCCGATGAAGCGCCGCTATCAGGAAGTGATGCAATGTCTGGAGCACATTCAGGATGCGCTCGACGAGGCGGGCGTCAAGGCAGAAATCGCCTGCAAGCAGCTGTACACCGATCGCGAAGAGGTAACGTGCCACGTGCGCGCCATCTCACGTGGCTACTGA
- a CDS encoding DUF1852 domain-containing protein, which produces MNTDFTFAIKHLRFDEDYCPADNTRITTNFANLARGESRQQNLRNTLAMINNRFNALAQWDNPTADRYAVELEIISVELLLDASGRGNSFPAIEVLKTYIVDRKTNQRIDGIVGNNFSSYVRDYDFSVLLLDHNKGLPAFSVPDNFGELHGQLFQHFINSATYKQHFSKPPVVCLSVSDNKVYQRTDNQHPVLGFEYQPNESSLTEQYFKKMGLQVRYFMPPGSAAPLAFYFFGDLLNDYTNLELISTISTMETFQKIYRPEIYNANAPAGPCYQPNLKNQDHSLTQIVYDRTERSQLAIEQGRFAEEQFIKPYQHVLEQWSASHAN; this is translated from the coding sequence ATGAACACTGACTTTACCTTTGCCATCAAACACCTGCGCTTCGACGAGGATTATTGTCCCGCCGATAACACGCGTATCACCACCAATTTTGCCAACCTGGCCAGAGGCGAAAGCCGTCAGCAAAACCTGCGCAATACGCTCGCGATGATCAACAACCGTTTCAACGCGCTGGCCCAGTGGGACAACCCCACGGCCGACCGTTACGCGGTCGAGCTTGAAATCATTTCCGTCGAGCTGCTGCTGGACGCCAGCGGCCGTGGCAATAGCTTCCCGGCCATTGAAGTACTCAAAACCTATATTGTTGACCGCAAAACCAACCAGCGCATTGACGGCATCGTCGGCAATAACTTTTCCTCCTACGTGCGGGACTATGATTTCAGCGTGCTGCTGCTCGATCACAACAAGGGTCTGCCTGCGTTCAGCGTTCCAGACAACTTCGGCGAGCTGCACGGCCAACTGTTCCAGCACTTCATCAACTCGGCGACCTACAAACAGCATTTCAGCAAGCCACCGGTGGTCTGTCTCAGCGTGTCGGACAACAAGGTTTACCAGCGCACAGACAACCAGCACCCGGTGCTGGGCTTTGAGTATCAGCCTAACGAGTCGTCCTTGACGGAGCAGTATTTCAAGAAAATGGGGCTCCAGGTTCGCTACTTCATGCCGCCGGGTAGTGCCGCCCCGCTGGCTTTCTATTTCTTCGGCGACCTGCTGAATGACTACACCAATCTTGAGCTGATCAGCACCATCAGCACGATGGAGACGTTCCAAAAGATCTATCGGCCCGAGATTTACAACGCCAACGCGCCGGCCGGGCCATGCTACCAGCCCAACCTGAAAAACCAGGATCACTCACTGACGCAGATCGTCTATGACCGAACAGAGCGTAGCCAGCTGGCTATTGAGCAGGGGCGCTTTGCCGAGGAACAGTTCATCAAGCCGTACCAGCACGTGCTTGAGCAATGGTCTGCCAGCCACGCCAACTAA
- a CDS encoding methionine synthase encodes MRKLLPTSTAGSLPKPAWLAEPETLWSPWKLQGEALLEGKQDALRVSLQEQLQAGIDIVSDGEQTRQHFVTTFIEHLDGVDFEQRETVRIRDRYDASVPTVVGAVARQKPVFVEDAKFMRQQTSQPIKWALPGPMTMIDTLYDAHYKSREKLAWEFAQILNQEARELEAAGVDIIQFDEPAFNVFFDEVNDWGVATLERAIEGLKCETAVHICYGYGIKANTDWKKTLGAEWRQYEEAFPKLQQSKIGMVSLECHNAHVPMELIELIRGKKVMVGAIDVANHAVETPEEVANTLRKALQFVDADKLYPCTNCGMAPLPRAVARGKLNALAAGAEIVRQELLA; translated from the coding sequence ATGAGAAAACTGCTACCAACCTCGACAGCCGGCAGCCTGCCGAAACCGGCCTGGCTGGCTGAGCCCGAAACGCTATGGTCACCCTGGAAGCTGCAGGGCGAGGCATTGCTTGAAGGTAAGCAAGACGCCTTGCGCGTCTCACTGCAGGAACAGCTGCAGGCCGGCATCGACATCGTCAGCGACGGCGAGCAAACGCGCCAGCACTTTGTCACGACCTTTATCGAGCATCTCGATGGGGTTGATTTCGAGCAACGCGAAACAGTCAGAATCCGCGATCGCTACGACGCCAGCGTGCCCACGGTGGTCGGCGCTGTAGCACGACAGAAGCCGGTCTTTGTTGAAGACGCGAAGTTCATGCGCCAGCAAACCAGCCAGCCGATCAAGTGGGCCCTGCCAGGGCCGATGACGATGATCGACACCCTGTACGACGCGCACTACAAAAGCCGCGAAAAACTTGCCTGGGAATTTGCCCAGATTCTCAATCAGGAGGCCCGAGAGCTGGAAGCGGCGGGCGTGGATATCATCCAGTTTGATGAGCCGGCCTTTAATGTGTTCTTCGATGAGGTCAACGATTGGGGCGTTGCGACCCTGGAGCGGGCCATCGAAGGCCTGAAATGCGAGACCGCCGTGCATATCTGCTACGGCTACGGCATTAAGGCCAACACCGATTGGAAAAAGACCCTCGGCGCCGAGTGGCGCCAGTATGAAGAGGCGTTCCCCAAGCTGCAGCAATCCAAGATCGGCATGGTCTCGCTGGAATGCCACAACGCCCACGTACCCATGGAGCTGATCGAGCTGATTCGCGGCAAGAAAGTCATGGTCGGCGCCATTGATGTGGCTAACCATGCGGTCGAGACGCCCGAGGAAGTCGCCAACACCCTGCGCAAGGCGCTGCAGTTTGTGGATGCCGACAAACTCTATCCCTGCACCAATTGCGGCATGGCGCCGCTGCCGCGTGCGGTTGCCCGCGGCAAGCTGAATGCGCTGGCCGCCGGAGCCGAGATCGTCCGCCAGGAACTGCTGGCCTGA
- a CDS encoding flavin reductase family protein, producing MTRPTSVIEPLSFREALGHYASGITVITSQVDGEPLGFTCQSFYSVSMSPPLVSFSVMANAYSYPKIRRAGRFAVNVLSGEQAHISNQFASRGSDKWHAVDWQTSPLGNPVITGSLHWFDCEIHAEHAAGDHLIVVGEVKALSRQSPAVTQPLLYFKGRYCNLAAHQPI from the coding sequence ATGACCCGCCCCACCTCGGTAATTGAACCGCTGAGCTTTCGCGAAGCCCTTGGGCATTACGCCTCCGGCATCACCGTGATCACTTCACAGGTCGACGGCGAACCGCTTGGTTTCACCTGCCAGTCGTTCTATAGCGTCTCAATGAGCCCGCCGCTGGTCTCATTCAGCGTCATGGCCAACGCCTACAGCTACCCAAAGATTCGGCGCGCTGGCCGCTTTGCAGTGAATGTGCTGTCCGGCGAGCAGGCGCATATCTCGAACCAGTTTGCCAGCCGGGGTAGTGACAAATGGCACGCTGTTGACTGGCAGACCTCACCCCTGGGTAATCCCGTCATAACTGGCAGCCTGCACTGGTTTGATTGCGAGATTCACGCCGAGCACGCCGCCGGTGACCACCTGATCGTGGTTGGTGAGGTGAAAGCCTTGAGCCGGCAGAGCCCGGCCGTGACGCAGCCGCTGCTGTATTTCAAAGGTCGTTATTGCAACCTGGCGGCGCACCAGCCGATCTGA
- a CDS encoding LysR family transcriptional regulator: MLEIRHLRTLSTLRDAESLVEAAERLHLTQSALSHQLKDLEEKLGMSLFVRKSKPVRFTSAGLRLLRLADSVLPQLRQAERDIQRLAGGQAGRLHMAIECHSCFQWLMPTIDQFRNAWPDVEVDFASGFFFAPLPALARGDLDLVVTSDPLDIAGISYVPLFTYEALLAVSNQHPLAAQSYVRPEDLASETLISYPVDRDRLDVFKHFLDPAGIEPASLRTAEMTVMMMQLVASGRGVCCLPNWAMAEYLHKGYVSARKLGSEGLFGTLYAAVREDMLEMSYLQDFLLTAKDTSFATLEGVSAKRSE, translated from the coding sequence ATGCTTGAAATCCGCCACCTGCGCACCCTCAGCACCCTGCGCGACGCCGAAAGCCTGGTCGAGGCTGCCGAGCGCTTGCATCTCACCCAGTCGGCCCTGTCGCATCAACTGAAGGATCTGGAAGAGAAGCTCGGTATGAGCCTGTTTGTGCGCAAAAGCAAACCGGTGCGCTTCACCAGCGCCGGGCTGCGTCTGTTACGGCTGGCCGACAGCGTGCTACCGCAACTGCGGCAGGCGGAACGGGATATTCAGCGCCTGGCGGGCGGCCAGGCCGGACGCCTGCACATGGCTATCGAGTGCCACAGCTGTTTTCAGTGGCTGATGCCAACCATTGATCAGTTCCGCAACGCCTGGCCGGATGTAGAAGTCGACTTTGCCTCGGGTTTTTTCTTCGCCCCGCTGCCGGCACTGGCCCGCGGCGACCTGGACCTGGTCGTCACCTCCGACCCGCTGGACATTGCCGGCATCAGCTACGTGCCACTGTTCACCTACGAAGCCCTGCTGGCCGTCAGCAACCAGCATCCCCTGGCGGCGCAGAGCTACGTGCGCCCCGAGGATCTGGCCAGTGAAACCCTGATCAGCTACCCAGTCGATCGTGATAGGCTGGATGTGTTCAAGCACTTCCTCGACCCTGCCGGCATCGAACCCGCGAGTTTGCGCACCGCCGAGATGACCGTGATGATGATGCAGTTGGTCGCCTCGGGCCGCGGCGTCTGCTGCCTGCCCAACTGGGCCATGGCCGAGTATCTGCACAAGGGCTACGTGAGCGCGCGCAAGCTGGGGTCTGAGGGGCTATTTGGCACGCTTTACGCGGCGGTGCGTGAGGACATGCTGGAGATGTCGTATCTGCAGGACTTTTTGCTGACGGCGAAGGATACGTCCTTTGCGACGCTTGAAGGGGTGAGTGCCAAGCGGAGTGAGTGA